From the genome of Candidatus Yanofskybacteria bacterium, one region includes:
- the rsgA gene encoding ribosome small subunit-dependent GTPase A, which translates to MIGQYMVDEINKIELEHLGYDDFFESEWQSLALPQCIVARVVAEHKEAYKVKTAKKEYLAKITGKQIFDATKREDYPAVGDWVAIAEADEERAIIYKILPRRTILKKKYSNKQDTQIIATNIDVAFIVESVDRDYNLNRFERYLVLASEGKIKSTIVLNKIDLISKDELDLKIDQIRERFSDVDIIVASTVAEQGLDELMNYIKGGKTYCFLGSSGVGKSSLINKLLKKDEIETREIGQSTGRGRHTTTVREMYFLENGGIVIDNPGTREVGVADAGDGIENIFNEITALSEECKYVDCTHMQEPGCAVLKAVESGELDDAKYQNYIRLRKENEYYGMSNLDRKQKDRKFGQFVKKALDQLKDLES; encoded by the coding sequence ATGATTGGACAGTATATGGTTGATGAAATCAATAAAATTGAACTTGAGCATTTAGGCTATGATGATTTTTTTGAATCAGAATGGCAGTCTTTGGCTTTACCGCAATGCATAGTGGCTCGAGTTGTAGCTGAACACAAAGAAGCATACAAGGTTAAGACTGCTAAGAAAGAATATCTGGCCAAAATAACGGGAAAACAAATATTTGATGCCACAAAAAGAGAAGATTATCCGGCTGTTGGCGATTGGGTAGCTATAGCCGAAGCCGATGAAGAAAGGGCGATTATCTATAAAATCCTACCTAGGAGAACAATACTTAAAAAGAAATACAGCAATAAGCAAGATACTCAAATTATAGCTACTAACATTGATGTCGCTTTTATCGTGGAATCAGTAGATAGGGATTACAATTTGAATCGTTTTGAGAGATATCTTGTCTTGGCCAGTGAGGGGAAAATCAAATCGACTATCGTATTAAACAAAATCGATCTAATTTCAAAAGATGAATTGGATCTGAAAATTGATCAAATAAGAGAAAGGTTTAGCGATGTCGACATTATCGTAGCTAGCACTGTTGCTGAACAGGGGCTAGACGAATTGATGAACTATATAAAGGGAGGCAAGACATATTGTTTTCTTGGATCGTCTGGCGTGGGCAAGTCATCTTTGATAAATAAGTTATTAAAAAAGGACGAGATTGAGACTAGGGAGATAGGCCAGTCAACTGGTAGGGGGAGGCACACAACCACCGTTAGGGAAATGTATTTCTTAGAAAATGGCGGAATCGTAATTGATAATCCAGGCACACGAGAGGTTGGAGTGGCTGACGCCGGCGACGGCATAGAAAATATATTTAACGAAATAACTGCCTTATCCGAGGAGTGTAAATATGTTGATTGCACCCATATGCAGGAGCCTGGATGCGCTGTTTTGAAAGCCGTCGAGAGTGGGGAATTAGATGACGCTAAATACCAAAACTATATTAGATTAAGAAAAGAAAATGAGTATTATGGAATGTCCAATCTTGATAGAAAGCAGAAGGATCGTAAATTTGGCCAATTTGTAAAAAAAGCACTAGATCAGTTGAAGGATCTCGAATCGTAA